One segment of Panicum virgatum strain AP13 chromosome 1K, P.virgatum_v5, whole genome shotgun sequence DNA contains the following:
- the LOC120702359 gene encoding probable magnesium transporter NIPA2 isoform X1, with protein sequence MVASLDNVRGLTLAMSSSAFIGSSFVIKKVGLKKAGDNGVRAASGGFSYLYEPLWWLGMITMILGEVANFAAYAFAPAVLVTPLGALSIIFSAVLAHFVLKENLHMFGVVGCILCVVGSIGIVLHAPKERKIDSMKEIWHLATQPGFIVYSCVAVACVLFLIFRVVERSGHRLMLVYIAICSLMGSLTVISVKAVAIALKLSFSGSNQFIYIQTWFFIVVVTICCLVQLNYLNKALDSFNTAVVSPVYYVMFTILTIVANMIMYKDWASQTATQIATQLCGFVTIVAGTFLLHKTRDMGNPPPPDQVCLEEAREGAPRSMDSSS encoded by the exons ATGGTGGCGTCTTTAGACAATGTGAGAGGCTTGACTTTGGCCATGTCATCTAGCGCATTCATTGGTTCAAGCTTTGTGATCAAGAAAGTTGGGCTGAAGAAGGCAGGGGATAATGGGGTGCGAGCAG CGTCTGGAGGTTTCTCATATCTATATGAACCGTTATGGTGGCTGGGAATGATAACTA TGATTCTGGGTGAGGTAGCCAACTTTGCAGCATATGCATTTGCCCCTGCAGTACTTGTTACACCTCTTGGAGCTCTAAGCATCATATTTAG TGCAGTGCTCGCACACTTCGTTCTGAAAGAGAATTTGCACATGTTCGGTGTTGTTGGTTGCATACTATGTGTAGTCGGTTCAATCGGTATAGTTTTGCATGCCCCAAAGGAGAGAAAGATCGATTCAATGAAGGAAATATGGCATCTTGCGACGCAGCCAG GTTTCATTGTTTATTCATGCGTGGCGGTGGCCTGCGTTCTTTTTTTGATATTCCGGGTTGTTGAACGCTCAGGACACAGATTGATGCTTGTTTATATAGCAATATGTTCATTGATGGGATCTCTTACG GTTATCAGTGTAAAAGCAGTTGCCATAGCTTTAAAGCTATCATTTAGTGGTTCAAATCAATTCATCTACATTCAGACATGGTTCTTCATAGTAGTTGTCACTATTTGCTGTTTGGTGCAGTTGAATTACTTAAATAAG GCTTTGGACTCGTTCAACACGGCTGTGGTTTCTCCTGTATACTACGTGATGTTCACCATTCTTACTATTGTTGCTAACATGATCATGTACAAG GACTGGGCCTCGCAGACCGCAACACAGATTGCGACACAGCTTTGCGGATTTGTGACCATTGTCGCAGGGACCTTTCTACTTCACAAGACTAGGGATATGGGTAATCCACCACCGCCTGACCAAGTTTGCCTGGAAGA
- the LOC120702359 gene encoding probable magnesium transporter NIPA2 isoform X2, with amino-acid sequence MVASLDNVRGLTLAMSSSAFIGSSFVIKKVGLKKAGDNGVRAASGGFSYLYEPLWWLGMITMILGEVANFAAYAFAPAVLVTPLGALSIIFSAVLAHFVLKENLHMFGVVGCILCVVGSIGIVLHAPKERKIDSMKEIWHLATQPGFIVYSCVAVACVLFLIFRVVERSGHRLMLVYIAICSLMGSLTALDSFNTAVVSPVYYVMFTILTIVANMIMYKDWASQTATQIATQLCGFVTIVAGTFLLHKTRDMGNPPPPDQVCLEEAREGAPRSMDSSS; translated from the exons ATGGTGGCGTCTTTAGACAATGTGAGAGGCTTGACTTTGGCCATGTCATCTAGCGCATTCATTGGTTCAAGCTTTGTGATCAAGAAAGTTGGGCTGAAGAAGGCAGGGGATAATGGGGTGCGAGCAG CGTCTGGAGGTTTCTCATATCTATATGAACCGTTATGGTGGCTGGGAATGATAACTA TGATTCTGGGTGAGGTAGCCAACTTTGCAGCATATGCATTTGCCCCTGCAGTACTTGTTACACCTCTTGGAGCTCTAAGCATCATATTTAG TGCAGTGCTCGCACACTTCGTTCTGAAAGAGAATTTGCACATGTTCGGTGTTGTTGGTTGCATACTATGTGTAGTCGGTTCAATCGGTATAGTTTTGCATGCCCCAAAGGAGAGAAAGATCGATTCAATGAAGGAAATATGGCATCTTGCGACGCAGCCAG GTTTCATTGTTTATTCATGCGTGGCGGTGGCCTGCGTTCTTTTTTTGATATTCCGGGTTGTTGAACGCTCAGGACACAGATTGATGCTTGTTTATATAGCAATATGTTCATTGATGGGATCTCTTACG GCTTTGGACTCGTTCAACACGGCTGTGGTTTCTCCTGTATACTACGTGATGTTCACCATTCTTACTATTGTTGCTAACATGATCATGTACAAG GACTGGGCCTCGCAGACCGCAACACAGATTGCGACACAGCTTTGCGGATTTGTGACCATTGTCGCAGGGACCTTTCTACTTCACAAGACTAGGGATATGGGTAATCCACCACCGCCTGACCAAGTTTGCCTGGAAGA